A stretch of Arthrobacter sp. NEB 688 DNA encodes these proteins:
- the purB gene encoding adenylosuccinate lyase — MSSTPPAAAGLHAAQSLVDVAPPIALGALDGRYRGVVAGLVDHLSEPALNRARVHVEVEWLLHLTDREVVPGVRRLTDDEKARLREVVTTFGADEIGEMSATERVTQHDVKAVEYFLKARLRDIAPAPEDAGLAELIHFCCTSEDINNLSYSVMVQGAVRSVWLPRATALVEQLTTMATELADVPLLAHTHGQPATPTTMGKELAVLAWRLRRQLRRIEGAEFLGKLNGATGTYGAHLAAVPEADWEEVSRTFVEHLGLTWNPLTTQIESHDWQAELYADVARFNRVLHNMCTDVWTYISMGYFAQVRGQGTVGSSTMPHKVNPIRFENAEANLEVSNALFDVLASTLVQSRLQRDLTDSSMQRNIGTAFGHSLLAIDNAHRGLDGLDAVPSAMAADLDANWEVLGEPVQSAMRALGARGVPGMEEPYERLKELTRGRRIGQDDLVAFVRGLGLPADVEERLAAMTPATYVGLAPRLVRHLP; from the coding sequence ATGTCGAGCACGCCCCCGGCCGCGGCCGGCCTCCACGCCGCCCAGTCCCTCGTCGACGTCGCCCCGCCGATCGCCCTCGGGGCGCTCGACGGGCGCTACCGCGGCGTCGTGGCCGGGCTCGTCGACCACCTCTCGGAGCCCGCGCTCAACCGCGCCCGCGTCCACGTCGAGGTCGAGTGGCTGCTGCACCTCACCGACCGCGAGGTCGTGCCGGGCGTGCGCCGCCTGACCGACGACGAGAAGGCCCGCCTGCGGGAGGTCGTCACGACCTTCGGCGCGGACGAGATCGGGGAGATGTCGGCCACCGAGCGGGTGACGCAGCACGACGTCAAGGCGGTCGAGTACTTCCTCAAGGCGCGGCTGCGCGACATCGCCCCCGCCCCGGAGGACGCCGGCCTCGCCGAGCTCATCCACTTCTGCTGCACGAGCGAGGACATCAACAACCTCTCGTACAGCGTCATGGTCCAGGGCGCCGTGCGGTCGGTCTGGCTGCCCCGCGCGACCGCGCTCGTCGAGCAGCTGACGACGATGGCCACCGAGCTCGCCGACGTGCCGCTGCTCGCGCACACCCACGGCCAGCCGGCCACCCCGACGACGATGGGCAAGGAGCTCGCCGTCCTCGCGTGGCGCCTGCGCCGCCAGCTGCGCCGGATCGAGGGTGCGGAGTTCCTCGGCAAGCTCAACGGCGCCACCGGCACCTACGGCGCCCACCTCGCGGCCGTGCCGGAGGCCGACTGGGAGGAGGTCAGCCGCACCTTCGTCGAGCACCTCGGCCTCACGTGGAACCCGCTGACCACGCAGATCGAGAGCCACGACTGGCAGGCCGAGCTCTACGCCGACGTCGCCCGCTTCAACCGCGTGCTGCACAACATGTGCACCGACGTGTGGACCTACATCTCGATGGGCTACTTCGCCCAGGTGCGCGGCCAGGGCACGGTCGGGTCGAGCACGATGCCGCACAAGGTCAACCCGATCCGCTTCGAGAACGCCGAGGCCAACCTCGAGGTCTCGAACGCCCTCTTCGACGTCCTCGCCTCGACCCTCGTCCAGAGCCGCCTCCAGCGCGACCTCACCGACTCCTCGATGCAGCGCAACATCGGGACCGCGTTCGGGCACAGCCTCCTCGCCATCGACAACGCCCACCGGGGCCTGGACGGCCTCGACGCCGTGCCGTCCGCGATGGCCGCCGACCTCGACGCCAACTGGGAGGTCCTCGGCGAGCCGGTGCAGTCCGCGATGCGCGCCCTCGGCGCCCGCGGCGTCCCGGGGATGGAGGAGCCGTACGAGCGGCTCAAGGAGCTGACCCGCGGCCGGCGGATCGGCCAGGACGACCTCGTCGCGTTCGTCCGCGGCCTCGGGCTGCCGGCCGACGTCGAGGAGCGCCTCGCGGCGATGACCCCGGCGACGTACGTCGGCCTCGCCCCGCGCCTGGTGCGCCACCTGCCGTGA
- a CDS encoding GNAT family N-acetyltransferase, which produces MTLVPARLDDPRLAALVAEHLAEMEPTTPACSRHALSLEQFRDPAVRLWVAEAAGGLVGSVALKDLGGGHVELKTMRVSPSLRGSGLGRRLLEHALAQARASGATRVSLETGSGEVFAPARGLYRAHGFVDCDPFGDYRPDRHSTFLTLPL; this is translated from the coding sequence GTGACGCTCGTCCCGGCGCGGCTCGACGACCCGCGGCTGGCGGCGCTCGTCGCCGAGCACCTGGCCGAGATGGAGCCGACCACGCCGGCGTGCAGCCGCCACGCGCTCTCGCTCGAGCAGTTCCGCGACCCCGCGGTGCGGCTCTGGGTCGCGGAGGCGGCCGGCGGTCTCGTGGGGTCGGTCGCGCTCAAGGACCTCGGTGGCGGTCACGTCGAGCTCAAGACGATGCGGGTCTCGCCGTCGCTGCGCGGGTCCGGCCTCGGGCGCCGGCTGCTCGAGCACGCGCTGGCGCAGGCCCGGGCGTCCGGCGCGACGCGGGTCAGCCTCGAGACCGGGTCGGGCGAGGTGTTCGCCCCGGCCCGCGGCCTCTACCGCGCCCACGGCTTCGTCGACTGCGACCCCTTCGGCGACTACCGCCCCGACCGGCACAGCACCTTCCTCACCCTCCCCCTCTGA
- a CDS encoding metal-sensitive transcriptional regulator, with protein sequence MTTSAADTPAVPGYSDTKDAHLRRLKRIEGQVRGIARMVENDTYCIDVLTQVSAVTRALQAVSLGLLEEHVAHCVVDAARESDAAATEKVDEVIAAVTRLVRS encoded by the coding sequence ATGACCACCTCTGCTGCGGACACCCCGGCCGTGCCGGGCTACTCCGACACCAAGGACGCCCACCTGCGCCGGCTCAAGCGCATCGAGGGCCAGGTCCGGGGCATCGCGCGGATGGTCGAGAACGACACCTACTGCATCGACGTCCTCACCCAGGTGAGCGCCGTGACCCGGGCGCTGCAGGCGGTGAGCCTCGGCCTGCTCGAGGAGCACGTCGCCCACTGCGTCGTCGACGCCGCGCGCGAGTCCGACGCGGCCGCGACCGAGAAGGTCGACGAGGTCATCGCCGCCGTGACGCGCCTGGTGAGGAGCTGA
- a CDS encoding heavy metal translocating P-type ATPase, whose amino-acid sequence MTQTTDRPADEVHEVDLAISGMTCASCSARIEKKLGRLEGVDAVVNLATEKATVRWTGPLTVADLVATVERTGYGAEVVGGAPSATVDTPAPTAPTAPASTTGASSSGALAPTDAGAALERAVAPSTRHQVSRQDDLRRRARVAAVLTVPVVVLAMVPGLDFAASPWVQLVLATPVVAWAGWPFHRAAATNARHGASTMDTLVSLGVLAAYLSSLVVTVTGRAGSGMGGMDGGGSHLWFETATVVTTFLLVGRWMEARATDRTRDALRGLLDLGAKDVAVLRTDTASGATVEERIPVDRLGVGDRFVVRPGEKVATDGLVRDGRSAVDASLVTGESQPVDVTPGSEVTGGTVNTTGRLVVEATRVGAETTLAGITRMVERAQTSKAPVQRLADRVSAVFVPVVLAVAALTFVGWWVGSGDAGRALEVAISVLVIACPCALGLATPTALLVGTGRGARMGILIKGADVLEDTRRIDTVVLDKTGTVTSGEMTLVDVATAGRLPKDQALRAAAAVEAGSEHPVARAVVAAARSRALDVPDVTDFEALPGSGARARIRGSEVVVGRADLFDVVPREIASPSAEGTTVWVGWDGRARASLTVADTVRRSSGRAIRALDESGLVCYLLTGDHDRAALTVARDVGIPVGRVVADVRPEDKHAMVADLQRRGRVVAMVGDGVNDAAALAQADLGIAMGSGTDVAADAADIVLLRSELPAVVDAMDLSRATLRTIRQNLGWAFGYNVAAIPLAVAGVLSPMVAGAAMAASSVLVVTNSLRLRRWSPRG is encoded by the coding sequence ATGACCCAGACCACCGACCGTCCCGCCGACGAGGTCCACGAGGTCGACCTCGCGATCTCGGGGATGACCTGCGCCTCCTGCTCGGCCCGCATCGAGAAGAAGCTCGGCCGCCTCGAGGGCGTCGACGCCGTCGTCAACCTCGCCACCGAGAAGGCGACCGTGCGCTGGACGGGGCCGCTGACCGTGGCCGACCTCGTCGCCACCGTCGAGCGGACCGGCTACGGCGCGGAGGTCGTCGGCGGCGCCCCGTCCGCGACCGTCGACACCCCCGCCCCCACGGCACCGACCGCACCGGCGTCGACGACCGGCGCGTCCTCCTCCGGGGCCCTCGCCCCCACCGACGCGGGTGCGGCCCTCGAGCGCGCCGTCGCCCCCTCGACCCGCCACCAGGTCTCGCGCCAGGACGACCTGCGCCGCCGCGCGCGGGTCGCCGCGGTGCTCACGGTGCCGGTCGTCGTCCTCGCGATGGTGCCCGGGCTGGACTTCGCCGCCTCGCCGTGGGTGCAGCTCGTCCTCGCGACCCCCGTCGTCGCGTGGGCCGGCTGGCCCTTCCACCGGGCGGCCGCGACCAACGCCCGCCACGGCGCCTCGACGATGGACACCCTCGTCTCGCTCGGCGTGCTCGCCGCCTACCTGTCCTCGCTCGTCGTCACCGTCACCGGCCGGGCCGGGAGCGGCATGGGCGGGATGGACGGCGGGGGCTCGCACCTGTGGTTCGAGACCGCCACGGTCGTCACGACCTTCCTCCTCGTCGGGCGCTGGATGGAGGCCCGCGCCACCGACCGCACCCGCGACGCGCTGCGCGGCCTGCTCGACCTCGGCGCCAAGGACGTCGCGGTCCTGCGCACCGACACCGCCTCGGGCGCCACGGTCGAGGAGCGCATCCCCGTCGACCGCCTCGGCGTCGGCGACCGCTTCGTCGTCCGCCCCGGCGAGAAGGTCGCCACCGACGGCCTCGTCCGCGACGGCCGCAGCGCCGTCGACGCCTCGCTCGTGACGGGCGAGTCCCAGCCGGTCGACGTCACCCCCGGCAGCGAGGTCACCGGCGGCACGGTCAACACGACCGGTCGGCTCGTCGTCGAGGCCACCCGCGTCGGCGCCGAGACGACGCTGGCCGGCATCACCCGGATGGTCGAGCGCGCGCAGACGAGCAAGGCGCCGGTGCAGCGGCTGGCCGACCGCGTCTCCGCGGTCTTCGTGCCGGTCGTCCTCGCCGTCGCCGCGCTCACCTTCGTCGGCTGGTGGGTCGGCAGCGGCGACGCCGGCCGCGCCCTCGAGGTCGCGATCTCCGTGCTCGTCATCGCCTGCCCGTGCGCGCTCGGCCTCGCGACCCCGACCGCGCTGCTCGTCGGCACCGGCCGAGGGGCGCGGATGGGCATCCTCATCAAGGGCGCCGATGTCCTCGAGGACACCCGCCGCATCGACACCGTCGTCCTCGACAAGACCGGCACCGTCACCTCCGGCGAGATGACCCTCGTCGACGTCGCGACCGCCGGCCGGCTCCCGAAGGACCAGGCCCTACGGGCGGCCGCGGCCGTCGAGGCGGGCAGCGAGCACCCCGTGGCCCGGGCCGTCGTCGCCGCGGCCCGCTCGCGGGCCCTCGACGTCCCCGACGTCACCGACTTCGAGGCCCTGCCGGGCTCCGGGGCGCGGGCGCGCATCCGCGGGAGCGAGGTCGTCGTCGGCCGCGCCGACCTCTTCGACGTCGTCCCCCGCGAGATCGCCTCCCCGAGCGCGGAGGGCACCACGGTCTGGGTCGGCTGGGACGGGCGCGCCCGCGCGTCGCTGACCGTCGCCGACACCGTGCGCCGCAGCTCCGGGCGGGCCATCCGCGCCCTCGACGAGTCGGGGCTGGTCTGCTACCTCCTGACCGGCGACCACGACCGCGCGGCGCTCACCGTCGCGCGCGACGTGGGCATCCCCGTCGGCCGGGTGGTCGCCGACGTGCGGCCCGAGGACAAGCACGCGATGGTCGCCGACCTCCAGCGCCGTGGGCGGGTCGTCGCGATGGTCGGGGACGGCGTCAACGACGCGGCCGCGCTCGCGCAGGCCGACCTCGGCATCGCGATGGGCAGCGGCACCGACGTCGCCGCCGACGCCGCCGACATCGTCCTCCTGCGCTCGGAGCTGCCGGCCGTCGTCGACGCGATGGACCTCTCGCGCGCGACGCTGCGCACCATCCGGCAGAACCTCGGGTGGGCGTTCGGCTACAACGTCGCCGCCATCCCGCTCGCCGTCGCCGGGGTGCTCAGCCCGATGGTCGCCGGCGCGGCGATGGCCGCCTCGAGCGTCCTCGTCGTGACCAACAGCCTGCGCCTGCGCCGCTGGTCCCCCCGCGGCTGA
- a CDS encoding VOC family protein: MRVDHVVYAAEHDGVHATAERLAKLIGVEPVDGGVHPRFGTRNVILPLAHERYVEVVEVLDHPASDKAPFGQVVRARSQAGGGWLGWVVRVDDIAEQEQRLGREAVNGNRHRPDGVELRWRQLGVKGLQADPQLPFFIAWDQGTPHPSEDADTQVTIESLTIAGDPERVRDWLGLPADYTSSVIDFAWVAPHGTPGLMAVTFDTPQGEVTV, translated from the coding sequence ATGCGAGTTGACCACGTCGTCTACGCGGCCGAGCACGATGGCGTGCACGCGACGGCCGAGCGTCTCGCGAAGCTGATCGGCGTCGAGCCGGTCGACGGGGGAGTCCACCCGCGCTTCGGGACGCGCAACGTCATCCTGCCGCTCGCCCACGAGCGGTACGTCGAGGTCGTCGAGGTCCTCGACCACCCCGCCAGCGACAAGGCGCCCTTCGGGCAGGTCGTGCGGGCCCGCTCCCAGGCCGGCGGTGGCTGGCTCGGCTGGGTCGTCCGTGTCGACGACATCGCCGAGCAGGAGCAGCGCCTCGGCCGCGAGGCCGTCAACGGCAACCGGCACCGCCCCGACGGGGTCGAGCTGCGCTGGCGCCAGCTCGGGGTCAAGGGCCTGCAGGCCGACCCCCAGCTGCCCTTCTTCATCGCCTGGGACCAGGGCACGCCGCACCCCTCCGAGGACGCCGACACCCAGGTGACCATCGAGTCGCTGACGATCGCCGGTGACCCCGAGCGCGTCCGTGACTGGCTGGGCCTGCCCGCCGACTACACCTCGTCGGTCATCGACTTCGCCTGGGTCGCGCCGCACGGCACCCCCGGCCTCATGGCCGTCACGTTCGACACCCCGCAGGGCGAGGTCACCGTCTGA
- a CDS encoding DUF4240 domain-containing protein, producing MDRDRMFEIVDGVRARAGGDVDRMAVELFDTLCALDPSEVVGFHRECGRQHRRMFVHPLWCAGDFAMGPLSDDAFADLRTHLLFQGLEAVDEVLAQPDALAAHLPADLDQVRVAHELAAAAPDAYQYLTGVDLYEAHPRLATTDLPDGHPLGAVLAPERREDALPRLARWRRERTPSRSRLHRGR from the coding sequence ATGGACCGGGACCGGATGTTCGAGATCGTCGACGGCGTGCGGGCGCGGGCGGGTGGTGACGTCGACCGGATGGCGGTCGAGCTCTTCGACACCCTCTGCGCGCTGGACCCCTCCGAGGTCGTCGGGTTCCACCGCGAGTGCGGTCGCCAGCACCGCCGGATGTTCGTCCACCCGCTGTGGTGCGCCGGCGACTTCGCGATGGGCCCGCTGAGCGACGACGCGTTCGCCGACCTGCGCACCCACCTGCTCTTCCAGGGGCTGGAGGCCGTCGACGAGGTGCTCGCGCAGCCCGACGCCCTCGCGGCCCACCTGCCGGCCGACCTCGACCAGGTGCGCGTCGCCCACGAGCTCGCGGCCGCGGCGCCCGACGCCTACCAGTACCTCACCGGCGTCGACCTCTACGAGGCCCACCCCCGGCTCGCGACGACCGACCTTCCCGACGGTCACCCCCTCGGCGCGGTCCTCGCGCCGGAGCGCCGCGAGGACGCGCTGCCGCGCCTGGCCCGCTGGCGCCGCGAGCGGACGCCGTCGCGCTCCCGGCTGCACCGTGGCCGCTGA
- a CDS encoding TrmH family RNA methyltransferase translates to MAELHVTSATNPRLKAVAALRRRRAREAEGLTVVDGYEELLLAVEAGVRPRTLLYCPELMLDADAQLDLVERVRGLGASTIRCGRAAFEKVAYREGPDGFIAVVPVAGTPLRALDLPPDPLVVVLEGLEKPGNLGSVLRSADAAGVAAVVAADPVTDWGNPNVVRASKGTVFSVPVASAPLPEVLAWLAERGIRLVATTPDTEMLHTDCDLTGGVAVAVGTEKSGLTDAALAAADARVRIPMAGTVNSLNAGVSAAVVLYEAVRQRQA, encoded by the coding sequence ATGGCCGAGCTCCACGTCACCTCCGCGACCAACCCGCGCCTCAAGGCCGTCGCCGCGCTCCGGCGCCGCCGGGCCCGCGAGGCCGAGGGGCTGACCGTCGTCGACGGGTACGAGGAGCTCCTGCTCGCCGTCGAGGCGGGCGTGCGGCCCCGCACCCTCCTGTACTGCCCCGAGCTGATGCTCGACGCCGACGCGCAGCTGGACCTCGTCGAGCGGGTCCGCGGGCTCGGGGCGAGCACGATCCGCTGCGGGCGGGCGGCCTTCGAGAAGGTCGCCTACCGCGAGGGGCCGGACGGCTTCATCGCCGTGGTCCCCGTCGCCGGCACGCCGCTGCGGGCGCTCGACCTGCCGCCGGACCCGCTCGTCGTCGTCCTCGAGGGGCTCGAGAAGCCGGGCAACCTCGGCTCGGTGCTGCGCAGCGCGGACGCCGCCGGGGTCGCGGCGGTCGTCGCGGCCGACCCGGTGACCGACTGGGGCAACCCCAATGTCGTGCGGGCCAGCAAGGGCACGGTGTTCTCGGTGCCGGTGGCCTCCGCGCCGCTGCCCGAGGTCCTCGCCTGGCTCGCCGAGCGCGGCATCCGGCTCGTCGCGACCACCCCCGACACCGAGATGCTGCACACCGACTGCGACCTGACCGGCGGCGTCGCCGTGGCGGTCGGCACCGAGAAGAGCGGCCTGACCGACGCGGCGCTCGCGGCCGCCGACGCCCGGGTGCGCATCCCGATGGCGGGCACCGTCAACTCGCTCAACGCCGGCGTCTCGGCCGCGGTCGTGCTCTACGAGGCAGTGCGTCAGCGCCAGGCCTGA
- a CDS encoding phosphatase PAP2 family protein, which translates to MTSTDEASPSRTRSRRLGRAALYALVTGLVLFGVGFLVRSKWDPLISLDDDVITRLTDVTRDHPGLREAFVVWQAVTQPINLHVVGTLVCLWVWLRKGMRTRAWWAFATLMLSWFVGLVAKYVFQRARPVVEDPVSEAPGYSFPSGHAVNSAAWVVVLLILLWPLLKTRASRTVAVALGAVVVVVTALDRMFLGVHYPSDVTVGILTGAGLVLASYAGYTGWNPGDPDEARDPDTTQHPADTDVASDRTPSRQEP; encoded by the coding sequence ATGACCAGCACCGACGAGGCGAGCCCGTCCCGCACGCGCAGCCGCCGCCTCGGGCGGGCCGCCCTCTACGCGCTCGTCACCGGGCTGGTCCTCTTCGGGGTCGGGTTCCTCGTGCGCAGCAAATGGGACCCGCTGATCAGCCTCGACGACGACGTCATCACCCGCCTCACCGACGTCACCCGCGACCACCCCGGCCTGCGCGAGGCGTTCGTCGTCTGGCAGGCGGTCACCCAGCCGATCAACCTGCACGTCGTCGGCACGCTCGTCTGCCTCTGGGTCTGGCTGCGCAAGGGGATGCGCACGCGGGCCTGGTGGGCGTTCGCGACGCTCATGCTGTCGTGGTTCGTCGGCCTCGTCGCGAAGTACGTCTTCCAGCGCGCCCGCCCCGTCGTCGAGGACCCCGTGTCCGAGGCGCCGGGCTACTCCTTCCCGTCGGGGCACGCGGTCAACTCGGCGGCGTGGGTGGTGGTGCTGCTCATCCTGCTGTGGCCGCTCCTCAAGACCCGGGCCTCCCGCACGGTCGCCGTCGCGCTCGGCGCGGTCGTCGTCGTCGTCACGGCGCTGGACCGGATGTTCCTCGGCGTGCACTACCCGAGCGACGTGACGGTCGGCATCCTCACCGGCGCCGGCCTCGTCCTCGCCTCCTACGCCGGGTACACCGGCTGGAACCCCGGCGACCCCGACGAGGCGCGCGACCCCGACACCACGCAGCACCCGGCCGACACCGACGTCGCCTCCGACCGCACCCCGTCCCGCCAGGAGCCCTGA
- a CDS encoding phosphatase PAP2 family protein, with amino-acid sequence MSFLTRWDDDPSRPSFTSALRDAAVRAVLPGVGVFAVIVAIGLVIMGPLRGFEVENGVSRWFQDRRTPLGESITKVMSMIGNTEYVIAVAVLVALVVLWRTRQWWFAVVPLLAISLQATIFVIATAVVGRPRPTVERLDPTPPTSSYPSGHVGASTALYVSFVLMATRIPNPAVRRAVIAVCVLVPLAVSFARLYRGAHHVTDIVVGLANGLVCAALAWGYLRRDGSSSARVTDGSAQSRA; translated from the coding sequence ATGTCCTTCCTCACCCGCTGGGACGACGACCCGTCGCGCCCCTCGTTCACCTCGGCCCTGCGCGACGCGGCCGTCCGCGCCGTGCTGCCCGGCGTCGGCGTCTTCGCCGTCATCGTCGCCATCGGCCTGGTCATCATGGGTCCGCTGCGCGGCTTCGAGGTCGAGAACGGGGTGAGCCGCTGGTTCCAGGACCGGCGCACGCCGCTCGGCGAGAGCATCACGAAGGTGATGTCGATGATCGGCAACACCGAGTACGTCATCGCCGTCGCCGTGCTCGTCGCGCTCGTCGTGCTCTGGCGCACCCGGCAGTGGTGGTTCGCCGTCGTGCCGCTGCTCGCGATCTCGCTGCAGGCCACGATCTTCGTCATCGCCACGGCCGTCGTCGGCCGCCCGCGCCCCACGGTCGAGCGCCTCGACCCGACGCCGCCGACGTCGAGCTACCCGAGCGGGCACGTCGGCGCCTCGACCGCGCTGTACGTCTCGTTCGTCCTCATGGCGACCCGCATCCCGAACCCCGCGGTGCGCCGGGCGGTCATCGCGGTGTGCGTGCTCGTGCCGCTCGCCGTGTCGTTCGCGCGGCTCTACCGGGGCGCGCACCACGTCACCGACATCGTCGTCGGCCTGGCCAACGGCCTCGTGTGCGCCGCGCTGGCGTGGGGCTACCTGCGGCGCGACGGCTCGTCGTCCGCCCGGGTCACCGACGGGTCGGCTCAGAGCCGGGCGTAG
- a CDS encoding DUF1206 domain-containing protein — translation MSSADVSRVTREANESPVVEWGARVGFAVLGVLHLVIAYLALKIAWGIGSSGSQSADQSGALSTVQGSSTGPLLLWIAVGGFALLGVWNLTEGAISHGEVTDRLKLAAKGVMYLFFAWTAFKVVALGSEGSSEQDTEDVTQALMGSPAGQVIVGALGVVVLGIAGYHVYKGWKKKFLGDLTEHPGDWAVHAGRAGYIAKGVALVVVGVFFLVAAVQHDADEAQGLDGALKALKDMSGGSVVLTVVALGIAAYGVYSFARARYARL, via the coding sequence ATGAGCAGCGCCGACGTCTCCCGCGTCACCCGTGAGGCCAACGAGAGTCCTGTCGTCGAGTGGGGCGCACGGGTCGGGTTCGCCGTCCTCGGCGTGCTCCACCTCGTCATCGCCTACCTGGCGCTCAAGATCGCCTGGGGCATCGGCAGCTCCGGCTCGCAGAGCGCCGACCAGTCCGGGGCGCTCTCGACCGTCCAGGGCTCGAGTACCGGGCCGTTGCTGCTGTGGATCGCCGTCGGCGGCTTCGCCCTCCTCGGCGTCTGGAACCTCACCGAGGGCGCCATCAGCCACGGCGAGGTGACCGACCGGCTCAAGCTGGCGGCCAAGGGCGTCATGTACCTCTTCTTCGCCTGGACGGCCTTCAAGGTCGTCGCGCTCGGCTCCGAGGGCTCGAGCGAGCAGGACACCGAGGACGTGACCCAGGCGCTCATGGGCAGCCCCGCGGGCCAGGTCATCGTCGGTGCCCTCGGCGTCGTCGTCCTCGGCATCGCCGGCTACCACGTCTACAAGGGCTGGAAGAAGAAGTTCCTCGGCGACCTCACCGAGCACCCGGGGGACTGGGCGGTCCACGCCGGCCGCGCGGGCTACATCGCCAAGGGCGTCGCGCTCGTCGTCGTCGGCGTGTTCTTCCTCGTCGCCGCCGTGCAGCACGACGCCGACGAGGCCCAGGGCCTCGACGGCGCGCTCAAGGCGCTCAAGGACATGAGCGGCGGCTCGGTGGTCCTCACCGTCGTCGCGCTGGGCATCGCGGCGTACGGCGTCTACTCCTTCGCCCGGGCGCGCTACGCCCGGCTCTGA
- a CDS encoding HAD family hydrolase yields the protein MRTPHLVCLDIDGTTVDHDGHLHDPVRAAVRAVLDAGHHVTMATGRGVIGTLPVLEQLGLVEGYAVCANGAITLRLDPALPDGYEVLEAVTFDPAPALRVLREEFPSALVAVEELGVGFKVSAPFPDGELDGTPQVVPFEELMAHPVTRLTIRDPESSSEEFLAGTERIGLHGVEYAVGWSAWLDITPEGVSKAAALEVVRRRLGVEPGATVAVGDQRNDLEMLRWAARGVAMDNAPDEVKHAADEVTGHVDEHGLVAVLDSLR from the coding sequence ATGAGAACTCCACACCTCGTGTGCCTCGACATCGACGGCACGACGGTCGACCACGACGGCCACCTCCACGACCCCGTGCGCGCCGCCGTCCGCGCGGTCCTCGACGCCGGGCACCACGTGACGATGGCCACCGGCCGCGGCGTCATCGGCACCCTGCCGGTCCTCGAGCAGCTCGGCCTCGTCGAGGGCTACGCGGTCTGCGCCAACGGCGCCATCACGCTGCGCCTCGACCCCGCCCTGCCGGACGGCTACGAGGTCCTCGAGGCCGTCACCTTCGACCCCGCCCCGGCGCTGCGCGTCCTGCGCGAGGAGTTCCCGAGCGCCCTCGTCGCGGTCGAGGAGCTCGGCGTCGGCTTCAAGGTCTCGGCGCCCTTCCCGGACGGCGAGCTCGACGGCACCCCGCAGGTCGTGCCCTTCGAGGAGCTGATGGCCCACCCGGTGACGCGGCTGACCATCCGCGACCCCGAGAGCTCGAGCGAGGAGTTCCTCGCGGGAACCGAGCGCATCGGCCTGCACGGCGTCGAGTACGCCGTCGGCTGGAGCGCGTGGCTCGACATCACCCCCGAGGGCGTCTCGAAGGCCGCCGCCCTCGAGGTCGTCCGGCGCCGGCTCGGGGTCGAGCCCGGTGCCACCGTGGCCGTCGGCGACCAGCGCAACGACCTCGAGATGCTGCGCTGGGCCGCCCGGGGCGTCGCGATGGACAACGCCCCCGACGAGGTCAAGCACGCGGCCGACGAGGTGACCGGTCACGTCGACGAGCACGGCCTCGTCGCGGTGCTCGACTCGCTGCGCTGA
- a CDS encoding siderophore-interacting protein produces the protein MSAVARERRTDASTGIVRADFPQLAATVAEVHDLGAGMRRLVCEAPGLRDFVPCGPDEYVGLLMPPPGAPLVLPDPEPVNVRATVAALPPAWRPALRWYTIREHDPVRGRVDIDVVTHGDSGPGSSWVSRARPGDAVGIRASGALYRGFEAGGRQVLVADETAVPSVAAILDAWGGADDARDHGVEVHVEVADPRMLAAYDLGDARVHVRRGRPGSAVLPALDAELARRPGPVAYGWACGEASLAAGARRVLVAHGADRRDVFFCAYWKLGRPRP, from the coding sequence GTGAGCGCCGTGGCCCGCGAGCGCCGCACCGACGCCTCGACCGGCATCGTGCGCGCGGACTTCCCCCAGCTCGCCGCCACCGTCGCCGAGGTGCACGACCTCGGGGCCGGGATGCGCCGGCTCGTCTGCGAGGCACCGGGGCTGCGCGACTTCGTGCCGTGCGGCCCCGACGAGTACGTCGGCCTGCTCATGCCGCCGCCGGGTGCCCCGCTCGTCCTGCCCGACCCCGAGCCGGTCAACGTCCGCGCGACCGTCGCCGCCCTGCCGCCGGCCTGGCGGCCCGCCCTGCGCTGGTACACGATCCGCGAGCACGACCCCGTCCGCGGCCGGGTCGACATCGACGTCGTGACGCACGGCGACAGCGGCCCGGGCTCGTCGTGGGTCTCGCGCGCGCGGCCCGGCGACGCGGTCGGCATCCGGGCGAGCGGCGCGCTCTACCGCGGGTTCGAGGCCGGGGGGCGGCAGGTGCTCGTCGCCGACGAGACCGCGGTGCCGTCGGTCGCGGCGATCCTCGACGCGTGGGGCGGCGCCGACGACGCCCGCGACCACGGCGTCGAGGTGCACGTCGAGGTCGCGGACCCGCGGATGCTCGCCGCCTACGACCTCGGCGACGCCCGCGTCCACGTGCGCCGCGGCCGGCCCGGGAGCGCGGTGCTGCCCGCCCTCGACGCCGAGCTCGCCCGCCGTCCCGGCCCGGTCGCCTACGGCTGGGCGTGCGGAGAGGCCTCGCTCGCGGCCGGGGCCCGGCGCGTCCTCGTCGCCCACGGCGCCGACCGGCGCGACGTGTTCTTCTGCGCCTACTGGAAGCTCGGCCGCCCCCGCCCCTGA